The following proteins are encoded in a genomic region of Aerococcaceae bacterium DSM 111021:
- a CDS encoding V-type ATPase subunit, with protein MKDSSYGPLNTTVRVRENNLLKQSDYDRMLSAKTYEDAVRVLSDTDYRDGMEEAIQTREYEDMLMDELTETYQWIIDQSPSPVLSELMTLSYAYHNIKVLFKEELTGKDFNQTLLDIGLYPIYEFRRAVSQGQSDVLPKWYMQNINNLRIEFAETPRLNDIDIFVDRAYVHHLKRLSEEIADHDVTRYIEKLIDNTNMSIFFRAMANNRGRTHLQATITNEGAISTDYFVEVAEGGMENAIRVFSASPDYRDIVAEAMDNQGNFSLRRFEQAIDNATETYLKQAKFLVFGPLPVLAFISAKEIEVKNIRLVLTGKINNIESDIVRDRMRLDYAV; from the coding sequence ATGAAAGATAGTTCATATGGACCGTTGAATACAACAGTTCGCGTACGTGAGAATAATCTCCTAAAGCAAAGTGACTATGACCGAATGTTATCAGCCAAAACCTATGAAGATGCTGTTCGAGTATTATCAGACACCGATTACCGTGATGGTATGGAAGAAGCGATTCAAACAAGAGAGTATGAAGATATGTTAATGGATGAGTTGACAGAAACTTACCAATGGATTATTGATCAATCGCCAAGTCCAGTACTTTCTGAACTAATGACCTTAAGCTATGCTTATCACAATATCAAAGTGTTATTCAAAGAAGAATTAACTGGTAAAGATTTTAACCAAACATTACTTGATATCGGACTGTATCCCATTTATGAATTTCGTCGGGCAGTATCTCAAGGGCAATCGGATGTTTTACCTAAATGGTACATGCAAAACATCAACAATTTGAGAATTGAATTTGCAGAGACGCCTCGATTGAATGATATTGATATTTTCGTAGACCGTGCTTATGTCCATCATCTGAAACGTTTATCAGAAGAGATTGCGGATCATGACGTGACACGTTATATTGAAAAGTTAATTGATAATACGAACATGTCGATATTCTTTAGAGCTATGGCCAATAATCGTGGTCGAACGCACTTACAAGCAACAATTACTAATGAAGGAGCGATTTCAACTGATTACTTTGTTGAAGTTGCTGAAGGTGGGATGGAGAACGCGATTCGTGTCTTCTCAGCTTCACCTGATTACCGTGATATTGTGGCTGAAGCAATGGACAATCAAGGGAACTTCTCCCTAAGACGCTTTGAACAAGCGATTGATAATGCAACGGAAACTTATTTAAAACAAGCAAAATTTCTTGTTTTTGGTCCGTTGCCTGTCTTAGCGTTCATTAGTGCTAAAGAGATTGAAGTAAAGAATATCCGACTGGTTTTAACTGGGAAGATTAACAACATCGAATCAGACATTGTTAGAGATAGGATGAGATTAGATTATGCAGTATAA
- a CDS encoding V-type ATP synthase subunit K, whose product MEFLHTLFGENIGLVFGGLGAAIATIFGGIGSARGVGIAGEAASALVKEKPELFGQALVLQLLPATQGLYGFVIGLLMLLSLDAGMDASTGWYYIMCAIPVAVTGLTSAPAQGRVSVAGMQILAQRPENSTQGIVFSAMVETYAILGFVISLLMFLLV is encoded by the coding sequence ATGGAATTTCTACATACATTATTTGGTGAAAATATCGGTTTAGTATTCGGTGGTTTAGGAGCTGCAATTGCGACTATCTTTGGTGGAATTGGGTCAGCACGAGGAGTTGGTATCGCTGGTGAAGCAGCTTCTGCTTTAGTTAAAGAAAAACCAGAATTATTTGGACAAGCTTTAGTGTTACAATTATTACCAGCTACACAAGGTTTATATGGTTTCGTAATTGGTTTATTAATGTTACTAAGTTTAGATGCTGGAATGGATGCATCCACAGGATGGTACTACATTATGTGTGCGATTCCGGTTGCTGTTACAGGCTTAACGTCAGCACCTGCACAAGGTAGAGTATCTGTTGCTGGTATGCAAATATTAGCACAAAGACCAGAAAACTCAACACAAGGGATTGTTTTCTCAGCAATGGTTGAGACATACGCAATTCTTGGGTTCGTAATTTCACTACTTATGTTCTTATTAGTTTAA
- a CDS encoding V-type ATP synthase subunit I — protein MAISVMKRVTIIAEQANKELLLESLQELKGTEIVPFDEVEEADRDVFFDGASFNSEDSKLNHYTLNKIEEAIEFLKQYGTQESFFKRMQEKRKVYSLQELEAEVKSMNFDSLLRLVNEKRSELEQLRQAITELEEKERFLRRWTNLDFSLKESDGFEHFEVVVGSIDTEDSSEFIDNLKNVTDEVLVQEVYYTEDTSGYTIVFSKEHREGIREVIRQSNLSELDYEYDKLPKEELQEVLSQRKEKIEEQSELVKRFKSNRQLLSNLKLAHEYYANLIEREKASQLLMNSSHLFILKGWMDADEVSDNIVNINHVIGEDNLAIFTYDVDAEVDDIDHVPVKLKNNAFNTPFETLTLQYGTPKYNSIDPTPFFSLFQVLFFGLMSADVGYGLLLFIATIIPIVFFELSPGMNKTLKSFNLMSVGTILVGLFFGSFFGFELPFSVMNLSSQVIEVMIFSVAIGLVHMLVGYSLKFYLTMKEKDYGSMYLDSLQWIMMIIGGGLLALNMILNIPILNTIGLVLLLGNIIGMFVVNMIVAKNPLIGFGQGVFGLIDVAGMIGDVVSYTRLTALAVAGANIGMAFNLIVGLLPPLARFTVGILLFLALHALNIFITYLGAYVHSMRLQFVEFFGKFYESGGKEFKPLIPLEKEVWIQKNYNNK, from the coding sequence ATGGCAATTTCAGTCATGAAGCGGGTAACTATCATCGCGGAGCAAGCGAATAAAGAATTATTACTCGAATCCCTTCAAGAATTAAAAGGAACTGAAATCGTCCCTTTTGATGAAGTGGAGGAAGCAGATCGTGATGTCTTTTTCGACGGCGCATCATTCAATTCAGAAGATTCAAAACTGAATCACTACACACTGAATAAGATTGAAGAAGCGATTGAATTTCTGAAACAATACGGAACACAAGAGTCTTTTTTCAAGCGGATGCAAGAGAAACGTAAAGTTTACTCCCTGCAAGAACTTGAAGCAGAAGTGAAATCAATGAACTTTGATTCACTATTAAGACTAGTCAATGAAAAAAGGTCTGAATTAGAACAATTAAGGCAAGCGATTACAGAACTTGAAGAAAAGGAACGTTTTCTAAGAAGATGGACAAACCTTGATTTCTCTCTAAAGGAGTCTGATGGCTTTGAACATTTTGAAGTCGTTGTTGGATCTATTGATACAGAAGATTCAAGTGAATTCATAGACAACTTAAAAAACGTTACTGATGAAGTGCTGGTGCAAGAGGTTTACTATACCGAAGATACAAGCGGTTACACAATTGTGTTCTCTAAAGAACATCGAGAAGGTATCCGTGAAGTCATCAGACAATCTAATTTATCTGAATTAGATTATGAGTACGATAAGTTACCTAAAGAAGAACTTCAAGAGGTATTAAGTCAACGTAAAGAGAAGATTGAAGAACAATCTGAACTTGTTAAGCGTTTCAAATCAAATCGCCAGTTATTGAGCAATTTAAAGTTAGCGCATGAATACTATGCGAACTTGATTGAACGTGAGAAGGCGAGTCAATTATTAATGAATAGTTCACATTTATTTATTCTAAAAGGATGGATGGATGCAGACGAAGTCTCAGATAATATCGTGAATATTAATCATGTTATTGGTGAGGACAATCTTGCGATCTTTACATATGATGTCGATGCAGAAGTGGATGATATTGATCATGTTCCGGTGAAGTTAAAAAATAATGCATTTAATACACCATTTGAAACGTTGACGTTGCAATATGGGACACCTAAGTATAATTCTATCGATCCAACGCCATTTTTTTCACTGTTTCAAGTATTATTCTTTGGGTTAATGAGTGCAGATGTTGGTTATGGGTTGTTACTATTTATAGCAACAATTATACCTATTGTGTTTTTTGAACTTAGCCCTGGAATGAATAAAACGTTGAAATCATTTAATCTTATGTCTGTAGGAACTATTTTAGTTGGTTTATTTTTTGGAAGTTTCTTTGGATTTGAATTACCGTTCAGTGTAATGAACCTATCTTCACAAGTTATTGAGGTTATGATTTTTTCAGTTGCAATCGGATTGGTTCATATGTTAGTGGGTTATTCATTGAAATTCTATCTAACTATGAAAGAAAAAGATTACGGAAGCATGTATTTAGATTCCTTACAGTGGATTATGATGATAATCGGTGGAGGTTTATTAGCACTCAATATGATACTTAATATTCCAATTCTAAATACAATTGGATTAGTCTTATTGTTAGGGAATATAATCGGAATGTTTGTTGTAAATATGATTGTAGCTAAAAATCCACTTATTGGATTTGGTCAAGGTGTATTTGGTTTAATCGATGTGGCAGGAATGATCGGGGATGTTGTTAGTTATACACGTCTAACTGCATTAGCTGTAGCAGGTGCAAATATTGGGATGGCGTTTAACTTAATCGTTGGATTGCTTCCGCCGTTAGCACGCTTTACGGTAGGTATTTTACTATTCTTGGCACTACATGCGTTAAATATTTTTATTACTTATTTAGGAGCTTATGTGCATTCAATGCGACTGCAATTCGTTGAGTTCTTTGGTAAGTTTTATGAATCAGGTGGAAAAGAGTTTAAACCTCTGATCCCACTTGAAAAAGAAGTATGGATTCAAAAAAATTATAACAATAAATAG
- a CDS encoding YccF domain-containing protein yields the protein MNFLGNLIWFIFGGFINFITWSFIGLLWCMTIIGIPVGVQCFKIARLSAWPMGREVYNSNSGGSFIMNILWIIFGGIEIAAMHLFSGLILCVTIIGIPFGLQQFKLVKLALFPFGAEIHNERQQVVMRTEVPYSR from the coding sequence ATGAATTTTTTAGGGAATTTAATTTGGTTTATTTTTGGAGGGTTTATTAACTTTATCACATGGAGCTTCATTGGCTTACTATGGTGTATGACGATTATTGGTATTCCAGTTGGAGTACAATGTTTTAAAATCGCTCGCCTATCCGCATGGCCAATGGGTCGTGAGGTTTACAACAGTAATAGTGGGGGAAGTTTCATTATGAATATTTTATGGATAATTTTTGGAGGAATTGAAATTGCTGCCATGCATTTATTTAGTGGCTTAATTTTATGTGTGACCATTATTGGGATACCATTTGGCTTACAACAATTCAAATTAGTAAAACTCGCACTCTTCCCATTTGGAGCAGAAATCCATAACGAACGTCAACAAGTTGTGATGAGAACGGAAGTTCCATACTCAAGATAA
- a CDS encoding esterase family protein: protein MHFESRSHYSGHLGREMYFNRYGHGGIPVLVFPSSGGSKDEYADFKMVETLSRFIESGQIHLYTVSSIDSESWNATDKSPHDMAVAHNQYDKYLVHEFIPLLRHESEWGGKIIATGCSMGGFHSMLFALRHPDIVGLTISQSGVYDARFFTGEFGSDIAAYENSPVDFLWNMSDPWFLDQYRQNQFIVSVGQGDWEGPHVSATHKLEEAFQAKNISGWFDYWGHDVPHDWEAWRDQIYYFATKLEELGVI from the coding sequence ATGCATTTTGAATCAAGGAGTCATTATAGTGGCCATTTAGGTCGTGAGATGTATTTTAATCGTTATGGACATGGTGGAATCCCTGTCCTTGTGTTCCCATCAAGTGGTGGAAGTAAAGATGAATATGCTGATTTTAAGATGGTGGAAACACTCAGTCGATTTATTGAGTCAGGCCAAATCCATCTTTACACAGTAAGTAGTATTGATTCTGAGTCTTGGAATGCAACGGATAAATCACCTCATGATATGGCTGTTGCTCATAATCAATACGACAAATATTTGGTACATGAATTCATTCCGTTATTGCGTCACGAATCAGAGTGGGGTGGGAAGATTATCGCAACAGGCTGTAGTATGGGTGGTTTCCATTCGATGTTGTTCGCTCTTAGACACCCAGACATTGTTGGTTTAACCATCTCTCAAAGTGGTGTGTATGATGCGAGATTCTTTACAGGAGAATTCGGAAGTGACATCGCTGCCTATGAGAACTCCCCCGTTGATTTCTTGTGGAATATGTCGGATCCGTGGTTCTTAGACCAATATCGTCAAAACCAATTCATCGTCTCAGTAGGGCAAGGTGACTGGGAAGGACCACACGTTTCTGCAACGCATAAGTTAGAAGAAGCCTTTCAAGCCAAAAATATCTCTGGTTGGTTTGACTATTGGGGCCATGACGTCCCTCATGATTGGGAAGCATGGCGTGACCAGATTTACTACTTCGCCACGAAGTTAGAAGAACTAGGAGTTATATAA
- a CDS encoding ATP-grasp domain-containing protein: protein MNEKINFVMVSPHFPTNFETFAVRFKEKGINTLGISDEPYDNLSQQLKNNLTEYYRVDNMDDYDQMYRAVAYFAFKYGKIDRIESHNEHWLELDAQLRTDFNVFGYNDRNIRLIKYKSTMKEVFRELEIPVAKGRVISDKADAKKLIKELKYPVIIKPDTGVGANDTFKVKNDDELDQFFEERRPEVPYIMEEFIDGTIVTFDGLTDRDGNIVFASTLTNDKPILDIVSQDTDMYYHIPRNVPDDITEYGERCVKAFDIKERFFHFEFFRLADGTLYALEVNCRPPGGYTIDMFNYANDFDIFEEYANLVKDNHFKAEITRPFHSIYVSRKNHVNYAFTNEEIKDKFKKELVMIVQIPGVFAKAMGDLGFIMKSPSQDKVDEMIKAISQRQED, encoded by the coding sequence ATGAACGAGAAAATTAATTTTGTTATGGTCTCTCCCCATTTTCCGACGAACTTTGAAACATTCGCGGTTCGCTTTAAGGAAAAAGGCATCAATACATTAGGAATTTCGGATGAACCCTATGATAATTTGAGTCAACAATTAAAAAATAACTTAACGGAATATTATCGTGTTGATAATATGGATGATTATGATCAAATGTATAGAGCAGTTGCTTACTTTGCGTTTAAGTACGGAAAAATTGACCGCATTGAATCACACAATGAGCATTGGTTAGAACTGGATGCACAACTTCGAACAGATTTTAATGTGTTTGGTTATAATGACCGAAATATTCGTTTAATTAAATACAAATCAACGATGAAAGAAGTCTTTCGTGAACTCGAAATTCCTGTAGCAAAAGGCCGCGTCATATCGGACAAAGCTGATGCTAAGAAACTGATTAAGGAACTAAAGTATCCAGTTATTATTAAACCAGATACAGGTGTTGGTGCCAATGATACCTTTAAAGTAAAGAACGATGATGAATTAGATCAATTCTTTGAAGAAAGACGCCCTGAAGTGCCTTATATTATGGAGGAATTCATTGACGGAACAATTGTTACCTTTGATGGTTTAACGGATAGAGATGGCAATATTGTGTTCGCATCAACCTTAACAAATGATAAACCCATTCTAGATATTGTGTCTCAAGACACAGATATGTATTATCATATTCCACGAAACGTGCCTGATGATATTACTGAATACGGTGAAAGATGTGTTAAAGCCTTTGATATTAAAGAGCGCTTCTTCCACTTTGAGTTCTTTAGATTAGCAGACGGCACTTTGTATGCTTTAGAAGTTAACTGCCGACCACCAGGTGGGTATACAATTGATATGTTCAACTATGCGAATGACTTTGATATCTTTGAAGAGTACGCTAACTTAGTAAAAGACAATCACTTTAAAGCAGAGATTACGCGTCCGTTTCATTCAATCTATGTATCGCGTAAAAATCATGTTAATTATGCATTCACGAATGAAGAAATAAAAGATAAGTTCAAAAAAGAGCTAGTGATGATCGTACAAATTCCCGGTGTATTTGCTAAAGCAATGGGAGATTTAGGTTTTATTATGAAATCACCTTCGCAAGATAAAGTAGATGAAATGATTAAAGCTATTAGTCAAAGACAGGAGGATTAA
- a CDS encoding GyrI-like domain-containing protein, whose product MNYKILEQDAFNVIGVSQRISFSEGNAMFTEFWNRVRKGEIYQKMEAVSNHKIPGMLAMMSDYNEDHTEMTIMLGFTTDEESSLEELEVYSFPKATWLVAEVVGRPSKVMSKAWDQLTLDIIPSTPYEEADLPQFEAYIADSFTNVDSVNEIWIPLIH is encoded by the coding sequence ATGAACTATAAAATACTAGAACAAGATGCCTTTAATGTGATTGGTGTGAGTCAACGCATTTCCTTTTCTGAAGGTAACGCTATGTTTACTGAGTTTTGGAACCGAGTCCGAAAAGGAGAAATTTATCAAAAGATGGAAGCTGTAAGTAATCATAAGATTCCTGGAATGTTAGCTATGATGAGTGATTACAATGAAGATCACACCGAGATGACGATTATGCTAGGTTTTACGACAGATGAAGAAAGCAGTTTAGAAGAGTTGGAAGTATATTCATTTCCTAAAGCGACTTGGCTTGTTGCTGAAGTGGTCGGCAGACCTTCTAAAGTTATGTCAAAAGCTTGGGATCAGTTAACCTTAGACATTATACCTAGCACACCTTATGAAGAGGCGGATTTACCTCAATTTGAAGCATACATTGCCGATAGCTTTACGAACGTAGATTCTGTTAATGAGATTTGGATACCCTTGATTCATTAG
- a CDS encoding cation:proton antiporter, translated as MLQSVALILVSGVILEYILRQLKLPALLGYLIAGIVLGPFGLDALDSQLLSLSPDIRQVALIIILTRAGLSLDVRQLIKVGRPAILMCFVPATIEILAAIIFGPILLGLTFSQSLLIGSILAAVSPAVVVPRMVDLIHQQRGTRKQVPQMILAGSSADDVYVLVLFTAFLTLAMGGEVSSWTFLQIPLSIISGIIGGALIGWSLNRLFNHFSLQTTFQVAILLASAFLLMGVEEQFAGYFSGILAVISMNMMIQRESPTLSIILSDKFNQLWRVAEIFLFFLVGVSVNPANALSYGIMPVVFIIILSLCRLFIGVRLSLVNTHFNKKEKQFTLISYLPKATVQAAIGSVPLASGVAGGELMLTLAVLSILMTAPIGAIGMDYLAPRLLTKDRD; from the coding sequence TTGTTACAAAGTGTTGCGTTAATTTTGGTGAGTGGGGTTATTTTGGAGTATATACTCCGGCAATTAAAGCTTCCGGCTTTGTTGGGTTACCTCATCGCAGGCATTGTATTAGGTCCATTCGGCTTAGACGCCTTAGATAGTCAATTATTAAGTTTGAGTCCCGATATTCGGCAAGTGGCATTGATTATTATCTTAACTCGGGCCGGTTTATCATTAGATGTAAGGCAACTTATTAAAGTCGGCCGCCCTGCCATTCTAATGTGCTTTGTCCCAGCAACCATTGAGATTTTGGCTGCGATTATCTTTGGTCCAATATTACTGGGCTTAACTTTTTCTCAATCATTACTGATTGGGTCCATTCTGGCTGCGGTATCTCCTGCAGTCGTTGTGCCTAGAATGGTTGATCTGATTCATCAACAACGTGGGACACGTAAGCAAGTGCCCCAGATGATTCTAGCTGGCTCATCAGCAGATGATGTCTATGTGTTAGTCTTATTCACTGCCTTCTTGACGTTGGCTATGGGTGGAGAGGTTTCCTCATGGACATTCCTTCAAATTCCTCTGTCAATTATTAGTGGGATTATTGGCGGTGCTCTTATTGGTTGGTCGTTAAATCGGTTGTTCAACCACTTTAGTCTACAAACAACCTTTCAAGTCGCTATCTTGTTAGCAAGTGCCTTTTTATTAATGGGTGTTGAGGAACAGTTTGCGGGGTATTTTTCTGGAATACTTGCAGTCATTTCTATGAATATGATGATACAGAGAGAATCGCCTACGTTATCTATAATCTTATCGGATAAGTTCAATCAACTATGGCGTGTTGCGGAAATATTTTTATTCTTCTTGGTTGGAGTGAGTGTCAATCCTGCCAATGCTTTAAGTTATGGAATAATGCCGGTAGTTTTTATTATTATATTATCTTTATGTCGCTTGTTTATTGGTGTAAGGTTAAGTTTAGTGAATACTCATTTTAATAAAAAAGAAAAACAGTTCACCCTTATTAGTTACTTGCCTAAAGCGACCGTGCAAGCTGCGATTGGGAGTGTGCCTTTAGCGAGTGGTGTAGCAGGTGGGGAGTTAATGTTGACACTCGCCGTCCTGTCGATTCTAATGACAGCTCCGATTGGAGCTATAGGAATGGATTACTTAGCACCGAGGCTATTAACCAAAGATCGCGATTAA
- a CDS encoding ATP-binding cassette domain-containing protein, whose amino-acid sequence MIELVNTTKRFEGRNGPFFAVDNISLKIHDQEIFGVIGESGAGKSTLVRFINALERPDSGQVKVDNVDVLSLSKRELQQYRKDIGMIFQQFNLLNNKTVAENISLALEIHQYDNPLSVDDVLNFVGLSDKKNHYPSQLSGGQKQRVGIARALITRPKILLCDEPTSALDATMTDEIVSVLKKAHAKFHMTIVVVSHELDVIKAMCNRTAVLENGKLVDILEIQAKNQIPESKSYHDRVLEVLANE is encoded by the coding sequence TTGATTGAACTGGTTAATACAACGAAGCGTTTCGAAGGAAGGAATGGTCCTTTTTTCGCCGTAGATAATATAAGTTTAAAGATTCATGACCAAGAAATATTTGGGGTGATTGGTGAAAGTGGTGCTGGAAAATCAACACTTGTGCGCTTTATCAATGCACTTGAACGCCCTGATAGTGGCCAAGTAAAAGTAGATAACGTTGATGTCTTATCATTAAGTAAAAGAGAATTACAACAATACCGAAAAGATATTGGGATGATTTTTCAACAATTTAATTTATTAAATAATAAAACAGTTGCCGAGAATATCAGCCTTGCACTTGAAATCCATCAATATGATAATCCTTTATCGGTGGACGACGTTTTGAATTTTGTTGGGTTAAGTGACAAAAAAAATCACTATCCTAGCCAATTGTCGGGGGGTCAAAAACAACGGGTCGGTATTGCTAGAGCGCTCATTACGCGTCCAAAAATTTTGTTATGTGACGAACCAACCTCGGCATTGGATGCTACGATGACTGACGAAATTGTCTCAGTATTAAAAAAAGCTCACGCTAAGTTCCATATGACCATCGTCGTAGTCTCTCATGAATTAGATGTGATTAAAGCGATGTGTAACCGGACAGCTGTATTAGAAAACGGAAAGCTCGTTGATATTTTAGAGATTCAAGCAAAAAACCAAATCCCTGAATCAAAGAGCTATCACGACCGGGTGCTGGAGGTGCTAGCGAATGAATGA
- a CDS encoding ABC transporter permease — MNESLSQYFERVIDFAPKLIESLQETGIMLGLASIAAILLGIPLGTLLYLTAKGRPAENRWIYQLCNVFVNIVRSFPFLLLVVAMQPAIRALYGRATGDPIAASFPMMLIAIALYARFVEQSLLEIPKGVTEVANAMGASTSQLVRKFLFVESRSSLIIGFTTAFVSFISYSTIMGVVGGGGIGDFAIRYGYQRYETDIMYTAIVVIIIFVQIIQWLGLKLAKKLDKR; from the coding sequence ATGAATGAAAGTTTAAGTCAATACTTTGAACGCGTCATCGACTTTGCTCCTAAACTCATTGAGAGCTTGCAAGAAACGGGCATAATGTTAGGTCTAGCTTCAATAGCTGCTATCTTGCTTGGAATACCTTTAGGTACGTTACTTTATTTAACAGCAAAAGGACGCCCTGCCGAGAATCGGTGGATCTACCAATTATGTAATGTATTCGTCAATATTGTTCGCTCCTTCCCTTTCTTGTTACTTGTTGTTGCGATGCAACCTGCCATTCGCGCCTTATATGGGCGAGCAACGGGAGACCCCATCGCAGCATCTTTTCCAATGATGTTAATTGCAATCGCTCTCTATGCTCGTTTTGTCGAGCAGTCGTTGTTAGAGATTCCAAAAGGTGTGACTGAAGTAGCCAATGCGATGGGAGCATCCACTTCGCAACTCGTTCGAAAATTCCTTTTCGTCGAGTCACGAAGTTCTCTGATTATTGGTTTCACCACTGCTTTTGTCAGCTTTATCTCTTATTCAACGATTATGGGTGTTGTAGGAGGAGGTGGAATCGGAGACTTTGCTATTCGTTATGGTTATCAACGTTACGAAACAGATATTATGTATACTGCAATCGTCGTTATAATCATTTTTGTACAAATTATTCAATGGTTAGGTTTAAAATTAGCTAAGAAATTAGATAAACGCTAG